The sequence ggggtagtctcgggtcgttacaattTTTGACCCTTAGAATGATCTAGACACCCTTTTCGATCTTTGACTAAACTTGTGACCTTGTACATATGTACTTACTAGTTTCAGCTCGAGTCCAGTAATTGTGATTCATATGTGATATTTGGATATGATGGTATGATATTCTAGTTTTGTTTTAAGTTCGGTATGTATGATCTATTTATGACATTATTGTAATGATATCACTCTTCAATTTGGGTTTAAGTCCGACATTACGGTTTGAAGGGAATCTCAGGTATGGCCTCACTATTGTTCACTTGAAGTCATGATTTTTGGTACTTTTTTTTGTTTGCATCCACCAGACTTATGAGGGCTGGACTAGGTTTTTTTTCTCGTTGTTTGTGCCTTCTGACCTTATGGGGATCTAGTTAGGTTATAGTTAGACTGTATTTAGTTTGATTTGTTCATTATGTATAATTATCGCTCATACTCAAATTTGAAGTAGTAATCTaaatatcttcttcattatcCATGACTTTACATTACTTTCTCacattttattatacttttattatgatttagctcagttggacGATGATGCTTATTGAGTACAGGAGCGGATCTACATGGAGCACAGGGAGTTCATCCGAACCTTCTTCGTCGAAAAATTACACTGTGTACATAggatcaattttttattttaccgcATATATGTTAAGTACTGAACCCTCTTGATACAAGGCTAAAGCTTAGTTCAATGGTGAAGGGGTGCAAAGTTTCTCAATCCACGCGAATTTGAGCTTGGATAACACTAAGTTTTTCAATCTTTTATTAGCTTTAGTCAgacttttgatttttaattttcataaataacagAACGTGGTTAGTAAAAAGAGATGatttgaaaatttctaattatttttttgctCTCTCTTATGGTTTATCCCTCGTttgttttctcttctcttttattttcatgGTTACTAATTTGAGAgctgactttttttttttcaaaattatagtaTATACTTTTGTTGGTTGTTTATCTATTTTGactgatttaaaatattttacattttttctccttaaaatttagtaaaaattagtgttacttttattatattaatgtATAAACAACTTAAACGTAAAGTACAATACTGGTAAGTTAttgtactttttatgtaatttctaaataggtaaattaattttaattttttttaaagattgtaTGTCTTAACACACGATACACATAAAGAAGTTTAATTTCTCCCATTTTGTTGTTAATGTGAAGTGGAGTTGAATTTGATCTAACTCGCTCAAATTTAATCCGACCCGCTTATATCTAATTCAGCCTTCTTATTTTGGAGGTACTGTTAATGTGGttactttatttttgaactcttttAATAGAAATTCTGGCCCCGGCACtgactgagtacccattgttttgatactcatgctacacttctgtatctttttTTAATGTGGGTTCGAGCACGAGTCACTGCCACTGACACTCTACCTAGTGTGCTTTTGGGATTCGAAGATAGGATGAACTTTCAAAGGCGAGGCTGATTCTTTCTCCTTCTACTATTTTGGATAATCTTTACTTTCAAAACTACTTGtatattttatactattcagtACTTCTATTTTTGAAGTTAGTGACTCTTGTACCTAACATTACTAGATCGTGAGATATTCTTttgttctctctttctctcgTTGATATTTGTATTGTTGTACCTATATTTCTACTGCTTACAATTCTGTTGAATGCTTATTTGTGATAGTTCTTATACTTTCTATCAATTAATTCATTACTTCACGTTTCGGATTATGTGATTAATTATATCTACTAAAAGATTAAAGTAGATACCATCATGATCCCAGAAATTAGATCATGAcaataatacaaagaaaaaaaaataagtgacTTTACAAAGCAATTTCATCAACCACTTAAGGAAGTAATTCTTTTGTAGAAAAATAACTTGTTCACATGGTGAATTtgttaaagaagaagaaaatcagATGTTTCAAGCTAAGATTTTGAgtttaacatataaataaaaaatagcataGCATCAAACTTTATGGATAGCTGAGCTTTCAATAAATTTTCCTTCTTTAAATAGTATTTTCTTGGTTTTCAATTTCCTTTATCTGATTTTGACTTGGTATGAATCAGagtgtaagaaaataaataattttttttaattttaaaattttaaattaaagatgtgtattatatatcaaaaaatattttaatcttatgatcttaaatatgTTAGATAAGAAGTTAAAATTAAATTCGTATTACCAAATTAAGAAAGAAATatctttttttgaaataaattaaaaaaaatatgataaataaattgaaacgaaGAAAGTATTAAATGGTATCATTGTGGATTCGGCTCCTCTCCATTTCCACCTTCTCCATTTTTTCGAAGCTCCTACTTTGGTTGATGACACTTGacataattaaatttaatggCTTAGATTtaactatttcaaaataaattcctAATCATGATttacataataaatatattatatatatggttCCAAAATTGTTATAATCCCATAAAATCTTAGCAATATCTTATCTTATCCATAGATAcagtaaataaaaaaattcttttctatcgtaattttatttcataataaaCCAACTCAGAGATTCTTAAAACACTATACTTTACTTCAAATAAGAACTCAAACTTGAATGAGAAATTCTCAAAATACAGCGCAGTAGAAATGTGTCTACGCATTTAAACTTTGCATTTGAAAATTACTTTTTCTAATTTACCTAAAAAAGATGATTTAAATAAATACGATAGAAATATattgtagaaagaaaaataagcttTAACGTAATAAGGatggagaaaaaaaaagtaaaatatattagTCGAGCCATCATCTTTTAACCACTACTTTACTGTTCTTATATTCATTGAACAATCACGCGTACACTTGCTTAATTTTATGACAAGCAAATATTAAAGGAAATCCACTTTTCACTTTTTCGTTATTAAAATCATTATACCTTgaattcaattaatttaataagaGGAATTTTGACTCTTTGGTCCAACTTTAGGGCCTTCTCTTGTTCTCTTGAATCCGGAGCTAAAAGAGACgttttttaaaatctaaaaatcaaaataaataatttttttttttatgtatcaaAACGGacagtttatctaaaaatggacAAACTACAACTAATTAACATCGTCTGTAAACATTTGGGGaggcaaaaaaatatttatagggtTTGCCCAAAAATGAACAACCTACATTTTCATAAATCGTTTTTTAATAGTTTGCCCTTTTGTTGGAAAAACCACTTTTATTTGGGCAACCATGATTCTTCCAGTAAGAGATTCGACAAATAACTGATTAAATATCACGCTATTAATATTTCTAAACATTTTGTCActtcaatttttgagaaatagtataactttttcaatataaaatatGTGTTATTGTTCACTCCATTTTATCTCATTCATCACGATCAACATTCATTATTTACAAAACACTTTCTTTTTTCACAAATAGTTGTTTGTTTAAAtttcttataagaaaaaaaataatgaatgacaCTGTtaggatttatttattttgagcTGGAGAAGCTTTGTACGAAGATGGTTCGGATAGATATAGTCTTTCTGCGAAAACGGTTCAAGTGTTTCTAATGACACTCAAATATGATCGTCTTGTATGTCTTTTTTGGAGTAAAATAAAGGTACATGATTCTGAACTTTCTTTTCTTAATTATCACTGGTCAATATTCCATATCAATTATGGGTAACAATCATATAATTTTTTAGGAGACTTAGCTTGAATTTGGAATGATGACTCTTTATCAACCTTTCCTTGTAGTCCTGAGATTTTCCGCAACTAAATGCATTTAGCAACACTTGATATGTATGTCAAAACTCAAAGCGCTATTCAAGATGAAGAATCACCTGATAATGAATTTGATATTCGAAATAGTACATGTTTTACTAGTTTCAGTGTTGGTTGGCCAAGCAATTCTCTTCAACAACAAACAGTAGCAGAATTTGATAGCCAAAATGACGGTTTGCCTTCACTAAATCAACACAATGTACATTGAAGTTCtcaaaaattgtgagtttggaGAACCGAGTAATCAAGAACTGACTAATTTATACTGTCACACTCCAATTGAATCAGTAGATATGTAAAgacattatatattttttctactaTTTAAGGATCGTTATAACATGtttgaattataaaaattataattttattattttttaggtgTAACGTCTTCCCAAATAATTCTACATCGACTCAATTCACAGAATTTATGAACAACTATGAGCTAGCTAATGAGGGtgtcactcattattttttttccttaaagagaTTTAAATGAAcaattatttgtgaaaaaaaagtaTTCCGTGAATAATGAATGTTGCTTGTGATGAATGAGATAAAATAGAGTGAACAACAACACATATTTTAAAAGTCAAAAAGTTgtatcatttttcaaaaatagaagtGACAATACGTTCAACAATATTAACAGTGTGATGTTTAATCAGTTATCAGTCGAATCTCTCAGTGAAAGAATCATAGTAGTTTGCCAACAAATGGGCAAActattaaaaaaagatttatgaAAATGTAGTTTGCCCATTTTTGGACAAACCATATTAACATATTTTTTCCTCTCCAAACGTTCACAAACTGTGTTAGTTGTAATTTGTCCATTTTTGAACAAACTGTCCGTTTTGATACATAAAAAAAACACCAACTGTTTTCGCTCCTAAGCTTAAAAAAGTGTCCCTTTTGACCCCGAACTCGCCTTCACTTAGTATACTTTCTGTGGGCTTAGGCATAAGCTGATTATCTGCCTCTTTATCACCATATATCAAGTTCTTAAATTGAAAAAGAAGCATTTTAATTAAGATTAAGAAAAGTCAATTAGGACAATTATAATAGTCAGTTGATTAACTAATTAAAGTTTTACCAATTGGCGAAAGAGTTAGATTCTCCACTTATAATTCACTCCCCTATTTCCTATCCAGCTAGGATCAAAGTGACAGTTGATTTTAAAAAGGCAATGAAAACTAGGTCTAAAAGTGGAAGATATGAACTAAACAAGTGAGAATATAATTGTTGTGGGTATGTTATTCCATCTTTAGCAGTTTGGTGATCAATCTTTAGtattttactaaaaaataaagGACGGTTTATAGTTTAATGCATTCAATTTTTGACAACTTAAAAGTATATTCTTTAACTTTGTTTCTCGATCGGTCAGATCATCTCAGGAGTTCAAAACTAAATAAACCCATGAATGGTAATTACAAcatttctttttgagaaaaggaTCTAGTTCCCTTGAACTATAATCAAATTTGCTACAACATACTCGAACTTTATGGAAATTTTATTActtcctgaactaaattttattgtatttttgtcacccttttgtgttGATGTAGCACCTTACGTGAAGTTAAACACTCTAGGCACGTGAAGGACTGTGATTTTGTCTTTATAAGCAACAAAAATTAGCCATGTGACATTTCAAAATTGAATACTAAATCCTTTCTTTAAAATCCATTCTTCTTCACCTGTAACCCATTTTCATCTCCATCGaatccatttttcttcttcaagttcTTCCTTCATTAGAAATTGTAAGGTAATTTGTTGTGAAAATTTCTTATCTTTATACAATTTCATGTTAAtatttaagttcaaatttttgaaatttcttcctcaatttttatcaggttagaaatgagattcaaaatatttttaatacgCAAAATAAAATGGAAGGAGTATCATTCCCAGCACATGCAGTTCTCACGTGGGTTTAGTTCACTGAATTCAATtataaaaattcttcattttactaaactaaaccaacaaatattgaaagaagTAGTAAGTGTAGCGATGACAAACTGCCCTGCGCGATAAATTTACATAATTCGGCGTGCAACCCGCATCACTTTTTGAATAATATTATTTGAACAATATTATTTATGATAGATTTAGGTGAAGGGCAACAATGTGATTTGGAATcgattttgtgatttttggtaAAGTGTCAAGTGAATCATGTGAAGTGTGATATATTGGTGAAGTGAATTAATTTTTGGTAAAGTATGATTatgaaaagctaaaaaaaattaggaaaaaggataaaaataacacctaaaactaaaattatttcaCAAAACtagtacctaaatttaaaaatccaATAAATAGCCATTAAGGGATGGACGCATGTATTCTCCTCAATTCTACATCACAATTCAGCCCTTTCCGTTTTGTGTACTGGGCCGACTTTTCATCTTTAATGAGCCCATATTTTTTggctccttttcttttttaataatgcaAAGTTTAGTCTATTTCACTTTCAAAAGTCAAAGTAGACGTTGGACAATTCAACTGAACTTTTAGGTAGATTTATAAGTTTTATTCTAAACCATTTGCATGACAATCTTTTTtaagtgatatatatataaagattctACTCTTTTTTGAAAGAttctactcttttttattctttttaaacaattgagtaaatgcttttttttttagattattttgcattcgccaatattattaaaataacatactatttgttttgttttgtttagttttacttatttatacaataaaatacaatatcatatacttttaatataatacaattgttaaagatatatatttatatatataataatgatacaatttctatacatatacatattctatataataattatagcatttttatacacattttatacaatttttatttagatacatattttatacgactctatatagtttctacatgcattctaaaaatgtatcaatctagtataagagagtatcaattgagtatatggacattGGAAGTGTATCAGTGTAGTATAAAGTGTATTATTGTGGTATacaagagtatcaattgggtatagggactgcatgtacTTGCAtaaaatttcctttctcttttttaaaaagtgtatcaatatagtataaaagtgtatcaatttgatataaaagtgtattaattgagtatagagactgcatgtgcccaattgagccaaatggctaaaaaagggaATTAAAAGTAACCGACTGGCTATAGTTGTCCACTTTTTcaaattacacaaatctcatacttaagagactatattacctaatattcgttactttttaaaaattcacataaaattccatttttcaattttactcttgatacatatcaagaaaacccCACATTctctatttttactccaccattaactcattcaagattttcttctctaattatcaacaattaaatcatctttcttcctgattttttctcttccattaatgcttaaatcatcttccttcctaatttttctcctccattaatgcatgtaactttttttttcctctcctaaaatctcttccattttttttttaaatctatcaatacatatataaatttatttaattattcatacatattttttttatggtGATTCATATTAATGATAAATATGgtatcattatatgggtattatggtgattcatacgatagatacattttgtatgattttaacgggtgatacatatgatattaatgggtgacacatattgtattatggtgattcatatggtagatacaattatttattttaattattgggtgattcatatgatattaatgggtgatatatatggtattatggtgattcatatggtaaatacaattatttatttcaattattgggtgaatcatatatatggtattttggtgattcatatggtagatacaattatttatttcaattattggttgatttatatatatgatattatggtaattcatatggtagatacaattatttatttcaattattgggtgattcatatgatattaatgggtgatatatatggtattatgggtGATTCATCtgttattaatgaaagataatggtgtagtcagtgtaggaaataaaagtaataatatttttttttaaaaaaggactaaaagtataattgaaacataattaaaattaaatctaaaaaaatcagactaaaattaaagacgaaaaaaaagagaaaaaagactcaaaaaaatatatctttcataattaaaggcaaaaaaagagaaacataattaaaacacctaaattaaatctaaaaaaagagaaaattagatacctttccttaaataaaagaatacaataaaacaacaacaacaacaacaacaacaaacccagtgtattcccacaaagtggggtctggggagggtaagatgtgcgcagttcataccgctacctccaaagaagtagagaggctgtttccgatagaaccccggctcaagataaaaaatagtaaatagggggagggggaggatgggtgacataaaataaaatcaagaataagaaataataaaaatagtaatcgtAGAAATATGAACTATGAGAAAATACTGATGACACGAAATAAGACAAATAGGAACTAAGACATAAGAAAAATGGCACCCACCTATGTATACAGTCCTAGGGTTACTTccccggctacacaagatctctcctaaCTGCATGCTACAACCCATGCAtccacactagccttctacctttatccgcgtcctccacactttcctatctagggtcatgtcctcagtcagctgaagctgcttcatgtcatgtctaatcacctccctccagtatttctttggcctacctctacccctcctgaatccatccaaagctagcctctcacacctacgaactggggtatccgcgcccctcctcatcacatgcccaaaccatctcagtcttccttcccgcattttgtcctccaccaaagccactcccactttctctcggataatctcattccttattCTATCCCCtatagtaagcccacacatccaatgcaacattctcatttccgccaccttcaatttttgaatgtgagggcgcttgactggccaacactctgctccatacaacatggctggacagactgccactctatagaatttgcctttaagcttaaggggcaccttcttatcagaCAACACCCCCGAggcaagcctccacttcatccatcctgctCCAATACGCTTAGAGaaatcctcgtcaatctcaccattcccccgaatcgtagacccaagatatTTAAAACTGTCCTTCTTACAAACgtcctgggagtccaacctcaccaccattTCATCCTCCtaagagaatctattattttcttaaataaatatcttgttagtttcaaatgtatcacttttttttatatgtatcaccatataacatatgtatcacatttAAAAAAATcgagataaaatgtaattaacaaaatagtcgggattttatgtaatatcacttaaagattcatgGATTTATACAAGTTACCCATTTTTTTAAATGGCCAGCCCAtatccttttttcaaaaaattattaagtTGACAAAGATAGTGGAATGTGGGCCCCATTTTATATTATAAAGATGCTTGTTTTGCACCACTTCTCATTTAGCTGATCAAAGGTGTCACACCAGCTAAAAAAGtagacaaaaatatgctaaaatttagttggGGGTAACAAGAtccccgtgaagttggagtgtgtcgtaacaaatttAATTATAGTTCAGGGGATAGTAGATGCTTTCtccatttcttttaaaaaattttacgggcagtggcggagccaggatttttaTTAAGAGGGTTCATTAGTGAAAATATGAACTAATCGAAGGGGATTCAACATCTACGATatgtacataaaaaataattttaactatgtatatataatataaccGAACCCTACTTGAAGGTAGCTCCACCCCTGTTCACGGGAGTATCCTATTTGAACGTCATCATTTAACTTATacttaatttttaagaaaaaagttatttcatTGCGCTCACCAAGTTTTATATGACTTTCCATCATTTCTGATTTGGCCGGTGGTATTCTTAGGTAAATGTCTCTTAATTACgtgtgattttgattctcattCCTCCTTTCGGTTAGGGCAACTGGAAGATGAATGGAATTTCCCATCTCTCTCTATAAATATTTGATTATTGTAGGCCAAAGTTATTAGGCATCACTCAAATCTAAACATTCTTTGTCATTTTGTGAGATATATTGTACTCACGTAACAAATGGCTTCAAAAGCTCACTATCAAGGCAATCAAGTATTCCGTAAAACAGAAAAGGTGCATGGAATTTCATGCATTAATTTCTTCCAATATATACAGCAATTCTTGTTTAATTTCTCCCATTATATACTTAGTTATGCTCGATcgaatttatgtttttttattttaaaaaaaatatttaatagtgTTATTTTTCGTTGCTTGCAGGGTTATATAGTTTATCCGAAAGCTCTCAATATTGTTTGGGGAAACGATAAACGCTTTTGGAAGTTACCCAATTACGAGTAAGATGAGCGTACCAAAAAAATCTAATTaagttataaaaattaaatacgtTACTACATACTAGCTTACAAGTAAATTTGCTGACATtgttattaaatatatttgaattacaGGAAGGATGGTGCGGAACTTATACAAGTAAATTGGTTAGAGGTAACTGGTTGCATTGACAATGTAGAGAAGAAAACGGTATATGATATTGGATTTACAGTGTCACTAATGACTGATGCGTTCGGTTGGAGCAATTCACCAATTTACATTATGGCTAAATGGGGAGATAACACTCAATGGAGAAAGGTGAATTTAGCAAGTGAGATTAATGGCAAAAAGATGACACCAAAAAATATTAAGATAACAAAAGGGAAGGGGAACAATGTTGATAAGATTTGTTTTGGATTGTATGAAGTTTGGAACAAAAAGTGGAAAGGAGGTCTCAAAATTCATTCTGTAAATTTGACAGAGATCTAGAAGTTAATTTTAATAGAGTGAAATAGTAGTACTACAAGAAAGTTGTAAGACACAAATAAGTCGATTGTTGCCATTCCAATAATCAGGTTAATTAAGAAGAGAGGAAACTAATCAAGTCAAAAGTCTTACTTTGTTCACGTATTTCAGCGTGTTTTCTTACATAAATTTGTATCTGTATTTGTATTGCTTGCATCATGAATGAAACTACGATTCCCCTGTCATCTATATAATCCTTTTAAACTGATCATATATTAAAGAACTTAATGACAATAAGAAGTTGAATATTACCTttgttcttttatagtttttcaAGTTTGACGTACTCTTTGTTAAAACTATATTACATATATCGAATTTAGCTAGTTTCATTATAAGAAGTGAAAATACATAAATTACGTATGTTCAACTTGTCCGGAAAAAAAGATGCAAGCATATTCTTCTAGGGGACTCTGATATAACCTTAATAACCACATGGACTTAGGTCTGATACCTTGAGATAGAATAGAGTCTGGAGCCTAAAGAGCAGCTTTTTTCGTCAAAATTCTCAAGGGTaactaaaaatcaaaagaaaccaAAATGGAAAAGGCGTGGCCGTTAAGCTGGCTCCACCCCTGCTGTTGTGGTGACAAAATTGACATTAACACTAATTAACTAACATTATTGAAAATTTAAGATATAGGAGAAATCCGATAAATTCGAGGCAACTGATGCCTTTTCTCCTTCAGCAAGAATAAATCATTAGTTGCTCCATCCACCTCCCCCCAATGTTTATAGGGTGCATATCAGAGTCAGGATTGTGCACGCACGAACTAGCCGAAGAGGTTTAACATCtaccatatatacataaaaaataattttaatcatgtataaattgTGTAATTTTCCATGGAAGGAGGTTCGGAACTCCCTCATTGTATTGTATGCTAGCTCCGCCCTGAGCATGTATCTGTATTTTATCTATCTATAAACTTTTAATTGAGGATGAAATGATTAATTTGATAAATTGAAATGATTTTGGACCGAAAATTTTTGAATCTCTGTTATTCTTTTGCAGATTCCTTAGTGAAGTTCATCAAAAGGTTTTAAAAGAAAGAGAGCAAGTTGGAGTAAAGGATCCCAATATAAGTTAGTATTAGAAGCACAAGAAAAGGATAAGATTCAAGAAAGGAACACTTGACATAAGAGGAAGGTACAATATCTTTACTCATTGTTCACAAAATTTCGGGTCTTCTTTTTTGTCTCTGATAATTTCTACATGCAAAACACGAGGAATGCCATTTAAATAAGACTAGTTCtgtaaataaaatgcataaaagtTAAAAGCTACACTCCAGTAGCTTGAGAAATTATGTTATATTCGTCTTACCCTCCAATTGATGTGTAGAAAAAGCTTTCCATTTTTTACTTACTTTACACAATCACTTCAATTTTTTATTGATCAAACACTCAAATTTTTTATTGATCAAACACTCAGATTGTTGAAGAAAACATTGCTAGGCAGGAAGGATGTCTATAAATGATATCAAGGCTGCGTGGATTGCCTATAATGTGCAGTCTTTTTGCATTCTAAGCCTCTTATTCCAAGTTCTATTGCTTCTTTTGGCACCATTCAGGAAGAAAACAGGCAGTAAAATCCTGATGGTGCTTGTTTGGTCAGCATACATGGCTGCTGATTGGGCCCCTGCCTTCATTCTCAATCTCATCATAAATTACAGCAAAACAAGGCATGACAAGGCAGAACTTATGTCATTTTGGGCTTCTTGCATGTTGTTGCACTTAGGAGGCTCTGATCACGCGATAGCATTTTCACTGGAGGACAACGACCTATGGTTTAGGTATGCCTTCACGTTCATTTTCATGTTCTTGTCCTCTGCCTATGTATTCTACTTATCGTTCTCCCAAGTAAATTTTCTTTGGATTCCAAACGTCCTCGTGTTTCTGGCTGGGGTCATCAAATGTTACGAGAGGGCACGTGCTAGGTTCATAGGGAGTATGGATAAGTCCATAACATTGAGTAATCCTAGGTATGATGATGTTGTGAAGAGGAAGTCGTTAGAAGAGCCACATAATTTCCGAGCAGGAGAGCCAGATGATGTGGAGGTCATTAAACTTGCATATGCAATATTTAGGGCCTATAAAGGTGTTCTGGTGAAGCATAAGTTCACTTTCGAGGAGTATGGTATAATTCAACGACTCTTGCAGAATAGAACTGATCTGTTTGCTTTTAGAATTGCTCAAGCTGAGCTTGAGATTCTGCATGATGTTTTATACACAAAGGCCCAAATTTTCCATGAAAATTTCGGTAACAAAGCCAGATCTGTCTATTGGGTTCTACTTGCTGCAGCTTTGGCCTCTTTCTCTTTATTGATGCGGAACAACAAACAATTTGATCCTTTTGACTTGGGAGTCACATACAGCTTACTTATTGGAGGTATGTGTTTGGATGTCATTGGTTTTGTTGTCATACTTTATTCCTCGACTTTCACTATTGCCACAATGTCAAGGGCAACGTCGTGGCCCATCACTTGGGTTGTCAAATTCCTCAAATCTTTAAATTGGCCTTGGCCACGTGCTCTATGGTGCTGGAGACCATCTCTCCAACaattcaacctcataagctaTGGTTTAAATCGACCTCCAAAAGCATGGGAATGGATAATTGATTCACTATATCTTACCAATTATTTGGATGAGATGACATATGTGAAAAACAAGCGTCTTTCTCCTGTATTGGAA comes from Capsicum annuum cultivar UCD-10X-F1 chromosome 2, UCD10Xv1.1, whole genome shotgun sequence and encodes:
- the LOC107861079 gene encoding uncharacterized protein LOC107861079 isoform X1; its protein translation is MSINDIKAAWIAYNVQSFCILSLLFQVLLLLLAPFRKKTGSKILMVLVWSAYMAADWAPAFILNLIINYSKTRHDKAELMSFWASCMLLHLGGSDHAIAFSLEDNDLWFRYAFTFIFMFLSSAYVFYLSFSQVNFLWIPNVLVFLAGVIKCYERARARFIGSMDKSITLSNPRYDDVVKRKSLEEPHNFRAGEPDDVEVIKLAYAIFRAYKGVLVKHKFTFEEYGIIQRLLQNRTDLFAFRIAQAELEILHDVLYTKAQIFHENFGNKARSVYWVLLAAALASFSLLMRNNKQFDPFDLGVTYSLLIGGMCLDVIGFVVILYSSTFTIATMSRATSWPITWVVKFLKSLNWPWPRALWCWRPSLQQFNLISYGLNRPPKAWEWIIDSLYLTNYLDEMTYVKNKRLSPVLEAEILRQVEMRLNRHDWDCDSYASIFDKCTNKFPVSKELDKNEFLIVWHIVTEIFYNVVDGPEANIGYDSTELNKFRQCSKSLSDYMFYILIFRPFFMPVPNKKRIEETNYQVKELLHGKKKLGQREACQEIMTEAAERRIPEESFLYEAFKVVNCLQSEPPWCQDRVKCWETIHKTWIAILFDAAKCSEPRAHAQYLVRGGEILSLIWLLGANCGSMAQFQFFEDSDEENQTSHMARFDSMY
- the LOC107861079 gene encoding uncharacterized protein LOC107861079 isoform X2 produces the protein MSINDIKAAWIAYNVQSFCILSLLFQVLLLLLAPFRKKTGSKILMVLVWSAYMAADWAPAFILNLIINYSKTRHDKAELMSFWASCMLLHLGGSDHAIAFSLEDNDLWFRYAFTFIFMFLSSAYVFYLSFSQVNFLWIPNVLVFLAGVIKCYERARARFIGSMDKSITLSNPRYDDVVKRKSLEEPHNFRAGEPDDVEVIKLAYAIFRAYKGVLVKHKFTFEEYGIIQRLLQNRTDLFAFRIAQAELEILHDVLYTKAQIFHENFGNKARSVYWVLLAAALASFSLLMRNNKQFDPFDLGVTYSLLIGVPNKKRIEETNYQVKELLHGKKKLGQREACQEIMTEAAERRIPEESFLYEAFKVVNCLQSEPPWCQDRVKCWETIHKTWIAILFDAAKCSEPRAHAQYLVRGGEILSLIWLLGANCGSMAQFQFFEDSDEENQTSHMARFDSMY
- the LOC107861078 gene encoding protein PHLOEM PROTEIN 2-LIKE A9-like, giving the protein MASKAHYQGNQVFRKTEKGYIVYPKALNIVWGNDKRFWKLPNYEKDGAELIQVNWLEVTGCIDNVEKKTVYDIGFTVSLMTDAFGWSNSPIYIMAKWGDNTQWRKVNLASEINGKKMTPKNIKITKGKGNNVDKICFGLYEVWNKKWKGGLKIHSVNLTEI